In Plodia interpunctella isolate USDA-ARS_2022_Savannah chromosome 17, ilPloInte3.2, whole genome shotgun sequence, one genomic interval encodes:
- the LOC128677298 gene encoding apolipoprotein D-like isoform X1, with product MFKIVIFCISLYGASAYFTLPDKCPENVNLQEYFRLQDFYDTWYQAYHFASDGQQKNNCSTLKLLNTPTGIYLNQSRVDRGLFHRYSLGKLEIPSDIEKGSNLDITFTYQNAPRRIKNRRYPFHILATNYHHYATVYTCQYSPLINKHFIYVWILSRTPSLNEVSKTLAIKPLSQIGVDPETLVKDDNSNCAPKYYSDEETEPMTFRYPVPI from the exons ATGTTTAagattgttatattttgtataagtttGTATGGTGCTTCCGCCTATTTCACTTTACCAGACAAATGTCcagaaaatgttaatttgcAAGAATATTTTAGACTTCAAGAT ttTTACGATACCTGGTACCAAGCCTATCATTTCGCGAGTGACGGACAACAGAAGAACAACTGTTCTACGTTAAAGTTACTCAACACACCCACAGGAATCTACCTCAACCAGTCCAGGGTAGACCGGGGTTTATTTCACAGATACAGTTTAGGGAAACTGGAGATACCTAGTGACATAGAGAAGGGATCGAATTTGGACATCACATTCACTTATCAGAATGCTCCTAGAAGAA TAAAGAATAGAAGATATCCATTCCATATTCTGGCCACTAACTACCACCATTACGCCACTGTGTACACGTGTCAATACAGCCCACTCATCAACAAACATTTCA TATACGTATGGATATTATCAAGGACACCATCACTGAACGAGGTTTCCAAGACATTGGCCATCAAGCCattgagtcagattggtgtagaCCCAGAGACGTTGGTAAAAGATGACAACTCTAACTGCGCACCGAAGTATTATTCCGATGAGGAGACTGAACCCATGACATTTAGATACCCTGTACCCATTTAA
- the LOC128677322 gene encoding lopap-like has translation MSDYLPFDGDNNQIFFCIFSDQSRETPLSVVATDYTHYAVAYSCKYDDQTKAHTDSAWILSRSKGLEGDAKKAVDNFLKAHTKEIDSTKLIVTDFTEEACKFTSSSPVTQAQAQKKQ, from the exons ATGAGCGACTACTTGCCGTTTGATGGTGATAATAATCAA atatttttctgtatattTTCAGATCAGAGTCGTGAAACACCACTGAGCGTAGTCGCTACTGACTATACCCACTATGCTGTTGCGTACAGCTGCAAGTACGACGATCAGACCAAGGCACACACAG ACTCAGCATGGATCCTCTCCCGTAGCAAGGGCCTTGAAGGAGACGCCAAGAAAGCCGTGGACAACTTCCTCAAAGCCCACACCAAGGAGATTGACTCCACCAAGCTGATCGTGACAGACTTCACTGAAGAAGCGTGCAAGTTCACCAGCAGCAGCCCAGTTACTCAGGCGCAGGCGCAAAAGAAACAGTGA
- the LOC128677299 gene encoding lopap-like: MQLFILCLVFVGALSAEFTLPGECPDVKLQENLDYTKFSGIWYNAASFASDGRAIYDCATLEFKEDNMGYTLRETFVTTDGNRTQKSYLARVDPTFDAGNKAQFIVSHEDGDKVLQFPFYILSTDNDNYAIAYTCKSLKKKARMHYVFTWILSRSKDTLHGDTLKKMENALSKYTELAAHRNAFVFKDFTEESCSYTDQYGVDFFTTNFW; this comes from the exons ATGCAGctgtttatattatgtttggtATTTGTTGGCGCTCTCTCAGCTGAGTTCACCCTGCCTGGGGAATGTCCCGATGTTAAATTACAGGAGAACCTGGACTATACAAAG TTTTCGGGCATCTGGTATAACGCAGCCAGCTTCGCGAGCGATGGCCGCGCCATCTACGACTGCGCTACCCTGGAGTTTAAGGAGGACAACATGGGCTACACCCTGAGGGAGACCTTCGTCACTACTGATGGAAACAGGACCCAGAAGTCATACCTCGCTAGAGTTGACCCTACTTTCGATGCGGGGAACAAAGCGCAGTTTATTGTTAGTCATGAAGATGGAG acaaaGTCCTGCAATTCCCTTTCTACATTCTATCAACGGACAACGATAACTATGCAATCGCATATACCTGCAAATCTTTAAAGAAAAAAGCGAGAATGCACTAtg TATTCACCTGGATCTTATCTCGAAGCAAGGATACTCTTCATGGCGACACTTTGAAGAAGATGGAGAACGCGCTGTCCAAATACACGGAATTGGCTGCGCACCGCAACGCTTTCGTTTTTAAAGATTTCACCGAAGAAAGCTGCTCGTACACAGACCAGTATGGAGTAGATTTCTTCACCACTAACTTCTGGTAG
- the LOC128677298 gene encoding uncharacterized protein LOC128677298 isoform X2: MFKIVIFCISLYGASAYFTLPDKCPENVNLQEYFRLQDFYDTWYQAYHFASDGQQKNNCSTLKLLNTPTGIYLNQSRVDRGLFHRYSLGKLEIPSDIEKGSNLDITFTYQNAPRRIYVWILSRTPSLNEVSKTLAIKPLSQIGVDPETLVKDDNSNCAPKYYSDEETEPMTFRYPVPI; encoded by the exons ATGTTTAagattgttatattttgtataagtttGTATGGTGCTTCCGCCTATTTCACTTTACCAGACAAATGTCcagaaaatgttaatttgcAAGAATATTTTAGACTTCAAGAT ttTTACGATACCTGGTACCAAGCCTATCATTTCGCGAGTGACGGACAACAGAAGAACAACTGTTCTACGTTAAAGTTACTCAACACACCCACAGGAATCTACCTCAACCAGTCCAGGGTAGACCGGGGTTTATTTCACAGATACAGTTTAGGGAAACTGGAGATACCTAGTGACATAGAGAAGGGATCGAATTTGGACATCACATTCACTTATCAGAATGCTCCTAGAAGAA TATACGTATGGATATTATCAAGGACACCATCACTGAACGAGGTTTCCAAGACATTGGCCATCAAGCCattgagtcagattggtgtagaCCCAGAGACGTTGGTAAAAGATGACAACTCTAACTGCGCACCGAAGTATTATTCCGATGAGGAGACTGAACCCATGACATTTAGATACCCTGTACCCATTTAA
- the LOC128677300 gene encoding bilin-binding protein-like, protein MLRFFVLGLVAAATASVVHEGGCPDIKPVENFNISAYVGTWYEVSKTPNLNEQGGKCGQAEYKQEGETVKVKNSHVVDGVQKYVEGTAKLATDANKSAKLVVSLKVGDQSRETPLSVVATDYTHYAVAYSCKYDDQTKAHTDSAWILSRSKGLEGDAKKAVDNFLKAHTKEIDSTKLIVTDFTEEACKFTSSSPVTQAQAQKKQ, encoded by the exons atgctgCGTTTTTTCGTGTTGGGGCTCGTCGCGGCCGCTACGGCCAGCGTCGTCCATGAAGGTGGCTGTCCAGACATCAAACCTGTGGAGAATTTTAACATCTCAGCT TACGTAGGCACCTGGTATGAAGTATCAAAAACGCCCAACCTGAACGAACAGGGAGGGAAGTGTGGCCAAGCTGAGTACAAGCAAGAGGGGGAGACGGTCAAAGTGAAGAACTCCCATGTGGTAGACGGAGTCCAGAAGTACGTCGAAGGTACAGCCAAATTGGCTACGGATGCAAACAAGAGTGCCAAGTTGGTGGTTTCTCTTAAAGTTGGtg ATCAGAGTCGTGAAACACCACTGAGCGTAGTCGCTACTGACTATACCCACTATGCTGTTGCGTACAGCTGCAAGTACGACGATCAGACCAAGGCACACACAG ACTCAGCATGGATCCTCTCCCGTAGCAAGGGCCTTGAAGGAGACGCCAAGAAAGCCGTGGACAACTTCCTCAAAGCCCACACCAAGGAGATTGACTCCACCAAGCTGATCGTGACAGACTTCACTGAAGAAGCGTGCAAGTTCACCAGCAGCAGCCCAGTTACTCAGGCGCAGGCGCAAAAGAAACAGTGA